In one window of Deltaproteobacteria bacterium DNA:
- a CDS encoding NADH-quinone oxidoreductase subunit M, producing the protein MQFINNHILTIVAFFPAIAALGLLFVPGEKKRLLHCLGFGIAAIEFVLSLHLYDHFQPAGLSSFQYVENRLWIPAWNVAYFMGIDGVSLLLILLTTVLTPLALLGSFSSITGRVKEFVIAMLVLETGMIGVFCALDLFLLYVFWEVMLIPMYLLIGILGGKRKIYAALKFFIYTMAGSVLMLVAILYLYFQAGQTFSLLDLYEFRLAPTAQLWVFLAFALAFAIKVPMVPFHTWLPDAHVEAPTAGSVILAGVLLKMGTYGFFRFAMPLFPEAIEVAQPWLIVIAVIGIVYGALVAMVQPDIKKLIAYSSVSHLGVVMLGLFALEPTAVAGGLYQMLNHGVSTGALFLLVGVIYERTHSRAIAEHGGLAKLTPWYATIFVIVTLSSIGVPLTNGFVGEFLSLAGAFQTQRWAAIIGTTGVILSAIYMLWLVERVFFGPVKIPVGANGRSPLQIPDLNWREVGLFVPILILIVWMGVYPKPFLSKMERPIADLMEQMEIYGNDQIPNSKFQTNSNFQNPKRRNARLEF; encoded by the coding sequence ATGCAATTTATCAATAATCACATCCTGACAATCGTCGCCTTCTTTCCCGCCATTGCGGCGCTGGGCCTCCTTTTCGTGCCGGGGGAAAAAAAGAGGCTCCTTCATTGTCTGGGATTTGGCATCGCCGCTATCGAGTTCGTTCTTTCCCTTCATCTGTATGATCACTTTCAACCGGCCGGATTGAGCAGTTTTCAATATGTGGAAAACCGCCTCTGGATTCCGGCCTGGAATGTCGCCTATTTCATGGGGATCGACGGCGTCAGTCTTTTGCTGATCCTTCTCACCACCGTTTTAACCCCGCTGGCGCTCCTTGGGTCTTTCAGTTCCATCACCGGGCGGGTGAAAGAGTTTGTCATCGCCATGCTGGTTCTGGAAACCGGGATGATCGGCGTTTTTTGCGCCCTCGACCTCTTTCTCCTCTACGTTTTCTGGGAGGTGATGCTGATCCCGATGTATCTGTTGATCGGCATCTTGGGTGGAAAGCGAAAAATCTACGCGGCGCTCAAGTTTTTCATCTACACCATGGCCGGATCGGTTCTGATGCTTGTGGCCATTTTGTATCTTTATTTCCAGGCTGGTCAGACCTTCAGTCTCCTCGATCTCTACGAGTTCAGGCTCGCGCCCACGGCGCAACTCTGGGTCTTTTTGGCCTTTGCGTTGGCCTTTGCCATCAAGGTGCCGATGGTCCCTTTCCACACATGGCTCCCCGACGCGCATGTGGAGGCCCCCACGGCGGGGAGCGTGATTCTGGCGGGGGTGCTTTTGAAAATGGGAACCTACGGTTTTTTCCGTTTCGCCATGCCGCTTTTCCCCGAAGCAATCGAAGTCGCGCAACCCTGGCTCATTGTTATCGCCGTAATCGGCATCGTTTACGGGGCGCTGGTGGCGATGGTTCAGCCCGACATCAAAAAATTGATCGCCTATTCGTCCGTTTCGCATCTCGGCGTCGTGATGCTCGGCCTTTTTGCCCTCGAGCCGACGGCCGTTGCCGGGGGTCTCTACCAGATGCTCAATCACGGCGTCTCCACCGGCGCCCTTTTTCTTTTGGTCGGCGTGATCTACGAGCGGACCCATTCGCGCGCGATTGCGGAGCATGGCGGGCTGGCGAAATTGACTCCGTGGTATGCGACGATTTTTGTGATCGTCACTCTTTCCTCCATCGGTGTCCCATTGACCAACGGATTTGTCGGCGAATTCCTCTCGCTGGCCGGGGCCTTTCAGACGCAGAGATGGGCCGCAATAATCGGCACGACCGGCGTGATTCTCTCCGCCATCTATATGTTGTGGCTCGTGGAGCGGGTCTTTTTTGGTCCGGTGAAAATCCCGGTAGGGGCGAACGGCCGTTCGCCCCTACAAATTCCCGATCTCAATTGGCGGGAAGTTGGCCTGTTTGTGCCGATCCTGATTTTGATTGTCTGGATGGGGGTCTACCCAAAACCGTTTTTGAGCAAAATGGAGCGGCCGATCGCCGATTTGATGGAACAGATGGAGATTTACGGCAATGACCAAATTCCAAATTCCAAATTCCAAACAAATTCCAATTTCCAAAATCCAAAAAGAAGAAATGCCCGTTTGGAATTTTGA
- a CDS encoding NADH-quinone oxidoreductase subunit N, with the protein MIDLQYLIALFHAGLPVWIVTVAGLVCLLTDALWPKKGAGAVFALALLGLAAALWFGFRQWLAGEDVTQDLFVRDRVTLFFVVLVLFIGFVHLLNTWSYLSLFKKNSGGGSPAGGRSPAGEMATLTLFAVVGMIFLFASDHLIVNFIGLETMSLAVYVMVGSNRKDARSNEAAMKYYVMGSVASALLLYGIVLLYWPAKTFRLTELSQVALFPEQVFLARIAAVLILSGFLFKLALVPFHFWAPDVYEGAPTPVTGFMATGVKVAAFALFIRVLTALNYLPMEVVSRILEVCVVLTLLVGNLAAIVQDNVKRMLAYSSISHAGYLLLGLLVGFQSGKFDPLVSSAVLFYLAAYSLMTLGAFAVLSVMVEERKEATQFSDLTGLGASRPVLAAAFSLFMISLLGIPLTAGFTAKYGIFSFAVKNGFRRPVKTEEVPFPLMFSLVFCAVGVVVLGVVPMWYLDMAQKAAGAFK; encoded by the coding sequence ATGATCGATCTTCAATACCTCATCGCCCTCTTCCACGCCGGTCTCCCTGTCTGGATTGTGACCGTCGCGGGGCTTGTCTGTCTCTTAACTGATGCCCTCTGGCCCAAAAAAGGGGCGGGGGCGGTGTTTGCCCTCGCTCTTTTGGGCCTGGCCGCGGCGCTCTGGTTCGGTTTTCGGCAGTGGCTTGCCGGCGAGGATGTCACCCAGGATCTCTTTGTCCGCGACCGGGTCACCCTCTTTTTTGTCGTCCTGGTTCTTTTTATCGGCTTTGTGCATCTCTTGAATACCTGGTCGTACTTAAGCCTCTTCAAAAAGAATTCCGGCGGCGGGAGCCCCGCTGGCGGCCGGAGCCCGGCTGGCGAAATGGCGACGCTTACCCTCTTTGCCGTTGTCGGGATGATTTTTCTTTTTGCCTCCGATCATCTGATTGTCAATTTCATTGGCCTCGAAACAATGTCGCTCGCCGTCTACGTGATGGTCGGCTCGAATCGCAAAGACGCGCGGTCCAACGAGGCGGCGATGAAATATTACGTGATGGGTTCGGTCGCCTCGGCGCTTTTGCTCTACGGGATCGTCCTTCTCTATTGGCCCGCCAAAACATTTCGCTTAACCGAACTCTCGCAGGTCGCCCTTTTTCCCGAACAGGTCTTTTTGGCGCGGATCGCGGCGGTTCTTATTTTGTCCGGCTTTCTTTTCAAGCTGGCGCTTGTGCCGTTTCACTTCTGGGCGCCTGACGTCTACGAGGGGGCGCCGACGCCGGTCACCGGTTTTATGGCGACAGGGGTGAAAGTGGCCGCCTTTGCCCTGTTCATCCGCGTTCTGACGGCGCTTAATTATCTGCCGATGGAGGTTGTATCGAGGATATTGGAGGTCTGCGTCGTTCTTACCCTGCTGGTCGGAAATCTGGCCGCCATCGTTCAGGACAATGTCAAAAGGATGCTCGCCTATTCCTCCATCTCGCACGCCGGATATCTTTTACTGGGGCTCCTTGTCGGATTTCAAAGCGGAAAATTCGACCCTTTGGTCTCCTCGGCGGTACTCTTCTATCTGGCGGCCTACAGTCTGATGACGCTCGGCGCCTTTGCCGTCCTTTCGGTGATGGTGGAAGAGAGAAAGGAGGCGACGCAGTTTTCCGATTTGACCGGCCTTGGCGCCTCCCGCCCCGTTCTTGCGGCGGCCTTTTCGCTTTTCATGATTTCCCTCCTCGGCATCCCTCTGACCGCCGGCTTCACGGCAAAATACGGCATTTTTTCGTTCGCGGTGAAAAACGGTTTTAGACGCCCGGTGAAGACGGAAGAGGTTCCCTTTCCCCTCATGTTCTCCCTTGTTTTTTGCGCCGTGGGGGTGGTTGTGCTGGGGGTGGTACCGATGTGGTATCTGGACATGGCGCAAAAGGCCGCCGGGGCGTTCAAGTGA
- a CDS encoding NADH-quinone oxidoreductase subunit J, protein MADTILFYLFGGLSVIMVLLMIFQTNPVASAMYLVGAFFGLAALFVLLSAPFVAVLQVLVYAGAIMVLFTFVIMLMNIRKEELIDDRVTWKKIAVVLIALFFAGFLSLNFLKIPADPFAPVEEGFGEVGPVGRLMFLKYLIPFELTSILLLTAIIGAMVLGKKEE, encoded by the coding sequence ATGGCTGATACAATTCTTTTTTACCTTTTCGGCGGTCTCTCCGTGATCATGGTTCTCCTCATGATCTTCCAGACCAACCCGGTGGCGAGCGCCATGTATCTGGTGGGGGCCTTTTTCGGCCTGGCCGCCCTTTTTGTCCTCCTTTCCGCGCCGTTCGTGGCGGTTCTGCAGGTGCTGGTTTACGCCGGGGCGATCATGGTCCTCTTCACGTTTGTCATTATGCTGATGAACATCCGGAAAGAGGAACTGATCGACGACCGGGTCACCTGGAAAAAGATCGCCGTGGTTTTGATTGCCCTTTTTTTTGCCGGTTTTCTGTCGCTGAATTTTCTGAAAATCCCGGCAGACCCTTTTGCGCCGGTGGAGGAGGGGTTCGGCGAGGTGGGGCCGGTGGGGCGGCTCATGTTTTTAAAATATCTCATTCCGTTTGAATTGACCTCCATCCTTTTGCTGACGGCGATTATCGGAGCGATGGTGTTGGGGAAGAAAGAAGAATGA
- the nuoL gene encoding NADH-quinone oxidoreductase subunit L has protein sequence MVNIPTKLISLIPALPLVGFLINSMIALAWARRRKPVYPEQGRRVSEIVPSIIGCALPIASFVLSAWAFFDLREMEEGASLSSGSLFTWLSTPLFSVDFAFLVDPLSAVMILVVTGVGSIIHVYSVGYMHKDEGFARYFSYLNLFLFFMLLLVMGDNLLVLFVGWEGVGLCSYLLIGFWFTDPEKATCGKKAFVVNRIGDFGFLIGLFLILFAFQSQGQSGEGIFSYSFLTANKEWLAPLATTITLCLFIGATGKSAQIPLYVWLPDAMAGPTPVSALIHAATMVTAGIYMVARLGFLFALAPFTLHVIACIGLATALMAALIGLTQFDIKKVLAYSTVSQLGTMFLALGVGAYSAAIFHLVTHAFFKACLFLSSGSVIHACHDQDIRNMGGLFKKMPVTGVTFLVATLAIAGIPPLAGFFSKDEILWNTLLYGSWPFYGVALFTAGITAFYMFRLFVYTFLGKTRHPHPDHIHESPRVMTIPLIILAGLAAVGGFLGVPEVLGGGNRFHHWLSGILPVSAGHEGNPALELGLMGLSTVWALVISLLSVGLYSRRLDWPAVLTRRIRFLYELVYQKFKVDEIYDALIVRPIRVISEKLFWKGFDEKLIDGFLVHGWTDTAAFSARLVSRVQTGLVGHYLLYFWVALVVLLVWAV, from the coding sequence ATGGTAAATATTCCAACAAAACTTATCAGTCTGATTCCGGCCTTGCCGCTCGTCGGCTTCCTGATCAACTCGATGATCGCCTTGGCATGGGCGCGGCGACGGAAACCGGTTTACCCTGAGCAAGGTCGAAGGGTCAGCGAGATTGTCCCCTCCATCATCGGTTGTGCGCTCCCGATCGCCTCGTTTGTCCTTTCCGCGTGGGCCTTTTTTGACTTAAGGGAGATGGAAGAGGGGGCTTCTCTTTCCTCCGGATCGCTTTTTACCTGGCTTTCCACGCCGCTTTTCAGCGTCGATTTTGCCTTTCTTGTCGATCCCCTCTCGGCCGTGATGATTCTGGTTGTCACCGGTGTCGGCTCGATCATCCATGTCTATTCGGTCGGGTACATGCACAAGGACGAGGGATTCGCGCGCTATTTTTCGTATCTGAACCTCTTTCTCTTTTTCATGCTCCTTTTGGTGATGGGGGACAACCTCCTTGTCCTCTTTGTCGGATGGGAAGGGGTGGGGCTCTGTTCGTATCTCCTCATCGGCTTCTGGTTTACCGACCCCGAAAAGGCCACCTGCGGAAAGAAGGCGTTTGTCGTCAACCGGATCGGCGATTTTGGATTTTTGATCGGCCTCTTTCTCATTCTCTTTGCCTTTCAATCGCAGGGACAATCGGGCGAAGGGATCTTCAGCTATTCTTTTCTAACAGCCAACAAGGAGTGGCTCGCGCCACTGGCGACTACGATTACTCTCTGTCTCTTCATCGGCGCCACCGGAAAATCGGCGCAGATCCCCCTCTATGTCTGGCTCCCCGACGCGATGGCGGGCCCCACGCCGGTCTCCGCTCTCATCCACGCCGCCACGATGGTGACGGCCGGCATCTACATGGTGGCGCGGCTCGGATTCCTGTTCGCGCTGGCGCCGTTCACCCTTCATGTCATCGCCTGCATCGGGCTGGCCACGGCGCTCATGGCGGCCTTGATCGGCTTGACCCAGTTCGACATCAAAAAGGTGCTAGCCTATTCGACGGTGTCTCAACTCGGCACTATGTTTTTGGCCTTGGGTGTCGGGGCTTACAGCGCCGCCATTTTCCATCTCGTCACGCATGCCTTCTTCAAGGCCTGCCTTTTCTTAAGTTCGGGGAGCGTCATCCATGCCTGCCATGACCAGGACATCCGGAACATGGGTGGGCTTTTCAAAAAAATGCCGGTGACGGGCGTCACCTTTCTTGTCGCCACGCTGGCGATTGCCGGAATCCCGCCGCTGGCCGGATTTTTCAGCAAGGACGAAATCCTGTGGAACACTCTTTTGTATGGCTCTTGGCCATTCTATGGAGTCGCTTTGTTTACTGCAGGGATCACCGCCTTTTATATGTTTCGTCTCTTTGTTTACACCTTTCTCGGAAAAACGCGCCATCCGCACCCCGATCACATCCACGAATCGCCGCGCGTGATGACAATCCCGCTCATCATCCTCGCAGGTCTGGCGGCTGTCGGCGGATTTTTGGGAGTGCCGGAAGTGCTCGGAGGAGGCAACCGGTTTCATCACTGGTTGTCTGGCATATTGCCGGTTTCAGCTGGTCACGAAGGGAATCCGGCATTGGAACTTGGCTTGATGGGACTTTCCACCGTCTGGGCGCTTGTCATTTCGCTCCTTTCGGTCGGACTCTACAGCCGGAGACTCGACTGGCCGGCTGTTCTAACCCGAAGAATCCGTTTCCTCTATGAACTGGTTTATCAAAAATTCAAAGTGGATGAGATTTATGACGCTTTGATTGTCCGCCCCATTCGCGTCATTTCAGAAAAACTTTTTTGGAAGGGTTTCGATGAGAAGCTCATCGACGGATTCCTGGTCCACGGCTGGACCGATACCGCCGCCTTTTCGGCGCGGTTGGTCTCGCGCGTGCAAACGGGGCTGGTGGGGCATTATTTGCTCTATTTTTGGGTGGCGCTGGTGGTGCTTTTGGTTTGGGCGGTGTAA
- the nuoK gene encoding NADH-quinone oxidoreductase subunit NuoK has translation MITIHHYLVLSAILFTLGLLGVVIRKNLLIVLMSLEVLMNAINLLLIAISRYLGKMDGHVVAFFVMTIAAGEAAIGLAIVVTLFKNRRTIKTTDWRIMEG, from the coding sequence ATGATTACCATTCACCACTATCTTGTCTTATCCGCAATTCTCTTTACCCTCGGCCTTTTGGGCGTGGTGATCCGCAAGAATCTGCTCATTGTCCTGATGAGCCTCGAGGTCTTGATGAATGCGATCAATCTCCTTTTGATCGCCATTTCGCGCTATCTGGGAAAAATGGACGGGCATGTGGTCGCCTTTTTTGTCATGACGATTGCGGCAGGCGAGGCGGCCATCGGACTCGCCATTGTGGTTACGCTGTTTAAAAACCGGCGGACGATCAAAACGACCGATTGGAGGATTATGGAGGGGTGA